One genomic segment of Pongo pygmaeus isolate AG05252 chromosome 19, NHGRI_mPonPyg2-v2.0_pri, whole genome shotgun sequence includes these proteins:
- the TLCD3A gene encoding TLC domain-containing protein 3A isoform X3: MTRCEHHHSREASGWCLRIDPKPRGSRSPQPPQSASRCGWRGAAGGPGPLIAFREQPPAGPGKASRRCGARPHHPDSRREAPGLGGRGPANPGPQAPFPPRTPRPPGRGFLPVASSAPRPPRAQPSPAPAAGEKSSSGRGASADGTEAGRERRTRNSRAPRSPPPPPPTRPPGTPGNPRGPGTARDPAPPYRGRRAWSRAEGSGQRRAEAGRGRARGGGGTGTGTGTGRRRRVGIARPSRTQPRGASEAAGPAAPMLLTLAWGALFFPGLFALCTWALRRSQPGWSRTDRVMISTRLVSSVHAALATGSGIVIVRSCDDVITGRGSGETLGTSLSAASSQQN; encoded by the exons ATGACACGTTGTGAACACCACCACAGTCGCGAAGCCTCTGGATGGTGTCTCCGGATAGATCCAAAGCCGAGAGGCAGTAGAAGCCCGCAGCCCCCGCAGTCCGCCTCCCGGTGCGGGTGGAGAGGGGCTGCTGGCGGCCCCGGGCCCCTCATTGCTTTCCGAGAGCAGCCGCCGGCGGGACCGGGAAAGGCATCTCGGCGGTGCGGGGCGAGGCCGCACCATCCAGACTCCCGCCGAGAAGCACCGGGGCTTGGTGGGCGAGGCCCGGCGAACCCAGGCCCACAGGCCCCGTTCCCTCCCCGCACGCCGCGCCCACCCGGGCGGGGGTTCCTACCTGTGGCTTCCTCGGCCCCGCGCCCGCCccgcgcccagcccagccccGCGCCCGCGGCCGGCGAGAAGAGCAGCTCGGGGAGGGGCGCGTCCGCTGACGGAACAGAAGCCGGGAGGGAGCGGCGGACTCGGAACTCGCGCGCGCCCCGGtccccgcctccgcctccgcccACGCGCCCGCCGGGGACGCCGGGGAACCCTCGGGGCCCAGGGACCGCGAGAGACCCCGCCCCGCCCTATCGCGGCCGCCGGGCCTGGTCACGCGCAGAGGGGTCGGGCCAGCGCCGGGCGGAGGCGGGACGGGGACGGGCACGGGGCGGAGGCGGGACGGGGACGGGGACGGGCACGGGGCGGAGGCGGAGGGTTGGAATCGCGCGGCCCAGCCGAACCCAGCCACGCGGCGCCAGCGAGGCGGCCGGACCCGCAGCCCCGATGCTGCTGACGCTGGCCTGGGGCGCGCTCTTCTTCCCGGGGCTCTTCGCGCTCTGCACCTGGGCGCTGCGCCGCTCCCAGCCCGGATGGAGCCGCACCGACCGCGTGATGATCAGCACCAG GCTGGTTTCCTCAGTGCACGCCGCGCTGGCCACCGGCTCGGGGATCGTCATCGTTCGCTCCTGCGACGACGTGATCACCGGCAG